A portion of the Alkalilimnicola sp. S0819 genome contains these proteins:
- a CDS encoding bifunctional GNAT family N-acetyltransferase/carbon-nitrogen hydrolase family protein gives MNDRSDTLGRDVIDSLEGEEHHLKLRNLRLSDYEDVRHIMNAVYKGMGGAWTRKEFAAQINRFPEGQICIEDNGRVVAGAISLIVNYRRYGDQHTYDKITGNGTLSTHDPDGDVLYGVDVFVDPEYRHMRLGRRLYDARKELCRQLNLRSIVAGGRIPGYERHAAEISPEEYIDLVRRQEIHDPILSFQLANDFHVRRIIRNYIPDDDASRGYATLVQWNNIFYEENKPLIAHRKTVVRVGTVQWQMRRLKDMDDLLQQAEFFVDALAGYNCDFALFPEFFNAPLLAEFNQENPAEAIRGMAQYTDEIRDAMLRLAVNYNINIIAGSMPVYRDQSLYNVSYLLRRDGTMDHQYKLHVTPDERSYWGMQGGDGLRVFDTDIGKIGILVCYDVQFPELSRLLNEQGMQILFVPFWTDTKNGYQRVRLCSQARAVENECYVAITGSVGNLPKIENIDIQYSQTAVFSPSDFAFPHDAIVAEGTPNTEMTLIVDLDLNKLTELRQEGSVRNYQDRRPDLYRVDWHGPGDN, from the coding sequence ATGAATGATCGTTCGGATACCCTCGGCCGCGATGTCATCGACAGCCTCGAAGGCGAGGAACACCATCTGAAGCTGCGCAACCTGCGCCTGTCCGACTACGAGGACGTGCGTCACATCATGAACGCCGTCTACAAGGGTATGGGGGGTGCCTGGACCCGAAAGGAGTTCGCCGCCCAGATCAATCGTTTCCCGGAAGGCCAGATCTGCATCGAGGACAACGGCCGGGTGGTGGCGGGGGCGATCAGCCTGATCGTCAATTACCGCCGCTACGGCGATCAGCACACCTATGACAAGATCACCGGCAACGGTACGCTCTCCACCCACGACCCGGACGGCGATGTACTCTACGGCGTGGATGTGTTCGTGGACCCGGAGTATCGCCACATGCGCCTGGGCCGGCGCCTGTACGATGCCCGCAAGGAATTGTGCCGGCAGTTGAACCTGCGCTCCATCGTCGCCGGCGGACGCATTCCGGGCTATGAACGACATGCCGCGGAGATCAGCCCCGAGGAATACATCGACCTGGTGCGCCGCCAGGAGATCCACGACCCCATTCTGAGCTTCCAGCTGGCCAACGACTTCCACGTCCGGCGCATCATCCGCAACTACATCCCGGACGATGATGCCTCGCGGGGTTACGCCACGCTGGTGCAGTGGAACAACATCTTCTATGAGGAGAACAAGCCGCTGATCGCTCATCGCAAGACGGTGGTGCGGGTGGGCACGGTGCAGTGGCAGATGCGCCGCCTCAAGGACATGGACGACCTGCTGCAGCAGGCGGAGTTCTTCGTGGATGCGCTGGCCGGCTACAACTGCGACTTCGCCCTGTTCCCGGAGTTCTTCAACGCCCCGCTGCTGGCGGAGTTCAACCAGGAGAACCCGGCCGAGGCCATCCGCGGCATGGCCCAGTACACCGACGAGATCCGCGACGCCATGCTGCGCCTGGCGGTGAACTACAACATCAACATCATCGCCGGTTCCATGCCGGTGTACCGGGACCAGAGCCTGTACAACGTCTCCTACCTGCTGCGCCGGGACGGCACCATGGACCACCAGTACAAGCTGCACGTCACCCCCGACGAGCGTAGCTACTGGGGCATGCAGGGCGGTGACGGCCTGCGGGTGTTCGACACCGACATTGGCAAGATCGGCATCCTGGTCTGCTACGACGTGCAGTTTCCGGAACTCTCCCGGCTGCTCAACGAGCAGGGCATGCAGATCCTGTTCGTGCCGTTCTGGACCGACACCAAGAACGGCTACCAGCGGGTGCGGCTGTGCTCCCAGGCCCGGGCGGTGGAGAACGAATGCTATGTGGCCATCACCGGCAGCGTGGGCAACCTGCCGAAGATCGAGAACATCGACATTCAGTACTCGCAGACGGCCGTGTTCTCGCCCTCGGATTTCGCCTTCCCCCACGACGCCATCGTCGCCGAGGGCACGCCCAACACCGAGATGACCCTGATCGTGGACCTGGACCTGAACAAGCTCACCGAACTGCGCCAGGAAGGCTCGGTGCGCAATTACCAGGACCGGCGACCGGACCTGTACCGGGTGGATTGGCACGGGCCGGGGGACAATTGA